From the genome of Phytohabitans rumicis, one region includes:
- the folK gene encoding 2-amino-4-hydroxy-6-hydroxymethyldihydropteridine diphosphokinase, with protein MTRAVLSLGSNLGDRFGHLRTAVAGLSDVLLVVSGVYETPPWGDEDQPAYLNAAALVHDPAATPRDWLARARALEEAAGRVRDPARPFGPRSLDVDVIAAWTDDGVPIRGDDPELTLPHPRAHLRAFVLRPWIDIQPYAQLPGHGTLSDLLQTEPLAGDALAVSPRPHLRLESE; from the coding sequence ATGACCCGGGCCGTCCTCTCGCTGGGCAGCAACCTCGGTGACCGGTTCGGCCACCTCCGTACCGCGGTGGCGGGCCTGTCCGACGTGTTGCTGGTGGTGTCCGGGGTGTACGAGACGCCACCCTGGGGCGACGAGGACCAGCCGGCGTACCTGAACGCGGCGGCGCTGGTCCACGACCCGGCGGCCACGCCGCGGGACTGGCTGGCGCGGGCGCGGGCGCTGGAGGAGGCGGCCGGCCGGGTACGCGACCCGGCCCGCCCGTTCGGGCCGCGCAGCCTCGACGTGGACGTGATCGCGGCGTGGACCGACGACGGTGTGCCGATTCGCGGTGACGACCCCGAGCTGACTCTCCCGCACCCGCGCGCCCACCTGCGTGCCTTCGTGCTCCGGCCGTGGATCGACATCCAGCCGTACGCGCAGCTGCCGGGCCACGGGACGCTGTCCGACCTGCTCCAGACCGAACCCCTCGCGGGAGACGCCCTGGCCGTCAGCCCTCGACCGCACCTGCGGTTAGAGTCGGAGTGA
- a CDS encoding DUF3180 domain-containing protein: protein MGPTRPATLVVAGLAAAAVAWWLISSFYNDIPSLPWLPTVTLAALAVLEAYVAINTRAGIERRPGREPVDPLAVARYAVLAKASSLAGAIFAGFYAGLLGWLLIERTRAASNDIPAASAGLVASLALVGAALWLERSCRVPKRPDDEKESDRSDK, encoded by the coding sequence ATGGGCCCGACCCGGCCCGCCACGCTGGTCGTGGCCGGCCTCGCCGCGGCCGCGGTGGCGTGGTGGCTGATCAGCAGCTTCTACAACGACATTCCGAGCCTGCCATGGTTACCCACTGTGACGCTGGCGGCGCTGGCCGTGCTCGAAGCGTACGTCGCGATCAACACCCGGGCCGGCATCGAGCGGCGCCCGGGGCGGGAGCCGGTCGACCCCCTCGCGGTCGCGCGGTACGCCGTGCTCGCGAAGGCGTCCTCACTGGCCGGGGCCATCTTCGCCGGGTTCTACGCGGGACTGCTGGGGTGGCTGCTGATCGAGCGCACCAGGGCGGCCAGCAACGACATCCCGGCCGCCTCCGCCGGCCTGGTCGCCTCGTTGGCACTGGTCGGCGCGGCCCTGTGGCTGGAGCGCTCGTGCCGGGTTCCGAAGCGTCCAGATGATGAGAAAGAATCGGATAGGTCCGACAAGTAG
- a CDS encoding ABC transporter permease, translated as MAYDEPAFRRRDTGSTDPIGGGLREDARFGTDGGFGSTPTYQTGSFPVANEFREPEPMELTQRRAVSSTNLDDVFDDPTHGEPGRDRMGVHVAWEIILLIAAGGVAFLLYRANPDAVRGAALDQLLVQAAALGLIALGASLTLRAGAPNLALGTIAVASALHFAENGDRGVLIAAGEATVAAAILGLVMAVLVVGFHVPGWAGSLAGVLAALVFIQQRSAPVNLQGEYDPTEQALYLFAGIAALSVLGGLIGMIKPVRRAVGRFRPVADPARRRGGLAAVLTGGSLVLSSAFAAVAGILLVAGENAPVVPSPGLEWTGLAIGAALLGGASAFGRRGGIFGTILAVVLVTLFLRYEAETDWDISLFAIAGGVLAAGLVVTRLVESYGRPRSRGDGLDDEWTEPDPPASNWSSRRDREDSWVSPLPAQPAAGRSDPWEDRWGTSGR; from the coding sequence ATGGCGTACGACGAGCCGGCCTTTCGGCGGCGCGACACCGGCAGCACGGACCCGATCGGGGGCGGGCTGCGGGAAGACGCGCGCTTCGGTACGGACGGGGGCTTCGGCTCCACACCGACGTACCAGACCGGCAGCTTCCCGGTGGCCAACGAATTCCGCGAACCGGAGCCGATGGAGCTGACCCAGCGCCGCGCGGTCTCCTCGACGAACCTGGACGACGTCTTCGACGACCCGACGCACGGCGAGCCCGGCCGCGACCGCATGGGCGTGCACGTGGCCTGGGAGATCATCCTGCTGATCGCCGCCGGCGGCGTCGCGTTCCTGCTCTACCGCGCGAACCCGGACGCCGTCCGCGGTGCCGCGCTCGACCAGCTCCTGGTGCAGGCGGCGGCCCTCGGCCTGATCGCGCTCGGGGCCAGCCTCACTCTCCGGGCCGGCGCACCCAACCTGGCCCTCGGCACGATCGCGGTCGCCTCGGCGCTGCACTTCGCGGAGAACGGCGACCGGGGCGTGCTGATAGCCGCTGGCGAGGCGACCGTCGCCGCCGCGATCCTGGGCCTGGTGATGGCCGTCCTCGTGGTCGGCTTCCACGTGCCCGGCTGGGCGGGGTCCCTCGCCGGCGTGCTGGCGGCGCTCGTCTTCATCCAGCAGCGGTCCGCGCCGGTCAACTTGCAGGGCGAGTACGACCCGACCGAGCAGGCCCTGTACCTCTTCGCCGGGATCGCCGCCCTGTCCGTACTCGGTGGCCTGATCGGCATGATCAAACCGGTGCGCCGGGCGGTGGGCCGCTTCCGTCCGGTGGCCGACCCGGCCCGCCGCCGTGGCGGCCTGGCCGCCGTGCTGACCGGCGGCTCGCTGGTGCTGTCCAGCGCGTTCGCGGCGGTGGCCGGCATCCTGCTGGTGGCCGGCGAGAACGCGCCGGTGGTGCCCTCGCCGGGGCTGGAGTGGACCGGCCTGGCGATCGGTGCCGCGCTGCTCGGCGGCGCGAGTGCCTTCGGCCGGCGCGGCGGGATCTTCGGCACGATCCTGGCGGTCGTGCTCGTCACCCTGTTCCTGCGGTACGAGGCCGAGACCGACTGGGACATCTCCCTCTTCGCGATCGCGGGCGGCGTGCTGGCGGCCGGCCTGGTGGTGACCCGGCTCGTCGAGTCGTACGGGCGGCCGCGCTCCCGGGGCGACGGCCTGGACGACGAATGGACCGAGCCGGACCCGCCGGCGTCCAACTGGTCCTCCCGGCGGGACCGCGAGGATTCCTGGGTCTCCCCGCTCCCGGCGCAGCCCGCGGCCGGTCGGTCGGACCCCTGGGAAGACCGCTGGGGCACGAGCGGCCGATAA
- a CDS encoding ABC transporter ATP-binding protein gives MDRTPEADDAAQKKAAPIELVGIRKQYPDGTVAVGDLSLEVRAGELVVLIGPSGCGKSTVLRMINRLIEPTAGKILLDGEDVTRVDPVQLRRRIGYVIQNVGLFPHQTIRTNVGTVPRLLGWSRAQVRARSDELLDLVGLDPVQFGRRYPQELSGGQRQRVGVARALAADPVVLLMDEPFSAVDPIVRARLQEEFLRLQEDVRKTIVLVTHDLDEAVRLGDRIAVLSQGGKLEQYATPADLLGRPASSFVREFVGADRGIRRLAVTPVTRDMLEPLSGDHDGYPEAELGSSLYDALAAMLVTNSDHALIAENGQPVGLLTRHRVLSIDYPAD, from the coding sequence GTGGACCGTACCCCGGAGGCCGACGACGCGGCACAAAAGAAGGCCGCGCCGATAGAACTTGTCGGAATTCGCAAGCAGTACCCGGACGGCACCGTCGCCGTCGGCGACCTGAGCCTGGAGGTCCGGGCCGGCGAACTGGTCGTCCTCATCGGACCGTCCGGCTGCGGCAAGTCCACCGTGCTCCGCATGATCAACCGGCTGATCGAGCCCACCGCCGGCAAAATCCTGCTCGACGGCGAAGACGTCACCCGGGTCGATCCGGTGCAGCTGCGCCGGCGCATCGGGTACGTCATCCAGAACGTCGGGCTCTTCCCGCACCAGACCATCCGGACCAACGTCGGCACCGTGCCTCGGCTGCTCGGCTGGTCCCGGGCGCAGGTCCGGGCCCGCTCCGACGAGCTGCTGGACCTGGTCGGCCTCGACCCGGTGCAGTTCGGGAGGCGGTATCCGCAGGAGCTGTCCGGCGGGCAGCGGCAGCGCGTCGGGGTGGCCCGGGCGCTCGCGGCCGACCCCGTCGTACTGCTGATGGACGAGCCGTTCTCCGCGGTCGACCCGATCGTGCGGGCCCGGCTGCAGGAGGAATTCCTGCGGCTACAGGAAGACGTGCGCAAGACCATCGTGCTGGTCACCCACGACCTGGACGAGGCGGTACGCCTCGGCGACCGGATCGCCGTCCTTTCTCAGGGCGGCAAGCTGGAGCAGTACGCCACCCCGGCCGACCTGCTCGGGCGGCCGGCCTCCTCGTTCGTGCGCGAGTTCGTGGGCGCCGACCGGGGGATCCGCCGGCTGGCCGTCACCCCGGTCACCCGCGACATGCTGGAGCCGCTGTCCGGCGACCACGACGGCTACCCGGAGGCCGAGCTCGGCTCGTCCCTGTACGACGCGCTCGCCGCCATGCTCGTCACGAACTCGGACCACGCCCTGATCGCCGAGAACGGGCAGCCCGTCGGCCTGCTCACCCGCCACCGCGTACTGAGCATCGACTACCCCGCCGACTAA